The following are from one region of the Sphingomonas sp. J315 genome:
- a CDS encoding response regulator — MSKLILTVDDSASMRMLLKASLSAQGFKIEAANDGRHGLERMQEVKPDLLITDINMPEMDGFELIEAVRGLPEFRGTPILVLSTEFSDEKKARARSAGATGWITKPFEAEKLGAAIRRVCP, encoded by the coding sequence GTGAGCAAGCTGATTCTTACCGTCGACGATTCCGCCAGCATGCGCATGCTGCTCAAGGCATCGCTCAGCGCACAGGGGTTCAAGATCGAGGCCGCCAACGATGGTCGCCACGGTCTGGAGCGGATGCAGGAGGTCAAGCCCGACCTGCTCATCACCGACATCAACATGCCCGAAATGGACGGCTTCGAGCTGATCGAAGCGGTGCGTGGCCTGCCCGAATTCCGTGGCACGCCGATCCTGGTCCTCTCGACCGAATTCTCGGACGAGAAGAAGGCACGCGCCCGCTCAGCCGGAGCCACCGGCTGGATCACCAAGCCGTTCGAGGCCGAAAAGCTGGGAGCGGCGATCCGCCGCGTCTGCCCATGA
- a CDS encoding STAS domain-containing protein: MTSQPNQLELAPSPGGVVELPVHGVTVTAEELRVRLVLAADFGDGVIVDASAVESVGQAVLQLLLAARAEAEADGNRFHILNPSPAFLARIEALGLSDRLGLSKTEEMQS, encoded by the coding sequence GTGACTTCGCAGCCCAACCAGCTTGAACTCGCCCCGTCGCCGGGCGGGGTCGTCGAACTGCCCGTACATGGCGTCACCGTCACCGCCGAGGAGCTGAGGGTCCGCCTCGTGCTCGCCGCCGATTTCGGCGACGGCGTCATCGTCGACGCGAGCGCCGTGGAAAGCGTCGGCCAGGCCGTGCTGCAGCTGTTGCTGGCCGCGCGTGCCGAGGCCGAAGCGGACGGGAACCGCTTCCACATCCTGAACCCCAGCCCCGCTTTCCTGGCCCGGATCGAGGCGCTTGGTCTGAGCGACCGATTGGGCCTGAGCAAGACAGAGGAAATGCAATCGTGA
- the motA gene encoding flagellar motor stator protein MotA yields the protein MINGVGFIIIMICVFGSYIMAGGKMEVILHALPHEMMAIGGASIGAFLVANQMSVVKAAGKGIGKAFKGSRWKDSDYRDLLTLMFGLLSAFKKGGATAIEPHLDSPKDSPIFSRFPRLIADHHLTEFICDYLRMMTVNFEDPHQIAEAMENDIEAHHHHEMHPQHALQQMADGLPAIGIVAAVLGVIKTMGSIDQPVEILGAMIGGALVGTFLGVLLSYCFVGPLASKLGQVIEADCKPFTIAKTAIVAHAQGMPTQVAIEIARRATPSDKAPSFQQLETALEEAKSDFAAQPA from the coding sequence ATGATTAACGGCGTCGGATTCATCATCATCATGATCTGCGTCTTCGGCAGCTACATCATGGCTGGCGGCAAGATGGAGGTTATCCTCCACGCGCTGCCCCACGAGATGATGGCGATCGGGGGCGCTTCGATCGGTGCATTTCTGGTGGCCAACCAGATGTCCGTGGTCAAGGCCGCGGGCAAGGGCATCGGCAAGGCGTTCAAGGGCAGTCGCTGGAAGGACAGCGACTATCGCGACCTGCTGACGCTGATGTTCGGCTTGCTGTCGGCGTTCAAGAAGGGCGGCGCGACCGCGATCGAGCCGCATCTGGATTCGCCTAAGGACAGCCCGATCTTCAGCCGGTTCCCGCGCCTGATCGCCGACCATCACCTGACCGAGTTCATCTGCGACTATCTGCGCATGATGACGGTGAATTTCGAGGATCCGCACCAGATCGCCGAGGCGATGGAAAACGATATCGAGGCGCACCACCATCACGAGATGCACCCGCAGCATGCGCTGCAGCAGATGGCCGACGGCCTGCCCGCGATCGGCATCGTCGCCGCAGTGCTGGGCGTCATCAAGACGATGGGGTCGATCGACCAGCCGGTCGAGATCCTGGGTGCGATGATCGGCGGTGCGCTGGTCGGCACTTTCCTCGGCGTGCTGCTGTCCTACTGCTTCGTTGGCCCGCTGGCCTCCAAGCTGGGTCAGGTGATCGAGGCCGACTGCAAACCCTTCACCATCGCCAAGACCGCCATCGTCGCGCACGCCCAGGGCATGCCGACCCAGGTGGCGATCGAAATCGCCCGTCGCGCGACGCCTTCGGACAAGGCGCCGAGCTTCCAGCAACTTGAAACCGCGCTTGAGGAGGCAAAGAGTGACTTCGCAGCCCAACCAGCTTGA